One Magnolia sinica isolate HGM2019 unplaced genomic scaffold, MsV1 ctg266, whole genome shotgun sequence DNA window includes the following coding sequences:
- the LOC131236183 gene encoding disease resistance protein At4g27190-like — MDFLGPVVQIILFFWAPVSQQIGYLKHLNNNVETLKKETEELQDKRHQIRADVDDAISVGKTRVRLVENWLVDVTNIEAQVDDLRTEFEQPRTCLNGCCTNHFSRYKLGKRVVKKLKDVENLKTKGVFDKVAESPRRPRVLEMQTSLPRVQQSTAEETMEEIWQCLHDEENGLIGVYGMGGIGKTTLMKAVNNRFIVTNDFNVVIWVTVSKDLNLGLIQEKIGKKLDITFCDNEDMAEKRDRLFTRLQNVRYLLILDDLWEAFRLDQVGIPKPDKQSRCKIVITTRSIEVCNAMVADKFIKVGALTPEEAWNLFCERCGDVVMSSEIRPVAEKVAEECSGLPLAIKTVGRAMHGKDKKEIWENALRALKGSSPEVPGMERQVFLPLKLSYDYLENEEIKSCFLYCSLFLEDYEIPIDELVRCWAVEEGFIENVNDLEEASNKGHDILETIKDACLLEEWFEGDEDVRMHDLLRDLAIWITSPSSSIEGSKFLVKAGEGLVQPPEENMWRGVVRISLMRNKIKHLDITPDCPNLISLFLNENDQLRTIHSNFFELMPKLQILDLSDTGIESLPMSLLQLVNLRVLILRYCMHLVEVLPLGKLKELQILDLSNSRLRNFPQGIASLVKLKRLDISWTSFTAVPFTVIYGLPSLEEVSMCCLKENVDGATFGEAVNMKRLRSLRISLSNLNGFISHDMFHRWFSGLTSFHVMVNIAIYPPFSDKQISICECDKFPCGIEGLIKHAFSLDFYRSKGLTSLSKFQGDLKSLRHLQVMDCSGVECIIDWREVGDDAFQCLQFLELLDLPNLEKVFDGGAPPPLNTSLQNLLSIRVRNCEKLRSLFSSSMVEQLHQLKELDISYCFQMKEIIEGDKLPHNSFPKLRILKLDALLDLESICSQRFMFISLEEMEVISCPKLKKLSLFSSSIHEIKGKIEGKREWWEGLEWEDENARSLCSTIYKEAS, encoded by the coding sequence ATGGATTTCTTGGGTCCAGTTGTGCAGATCATTCTCTTCTTCTGGGCTCCTGTTTCTCAGCAGATCGGTTATCTCAAACACCTTAATAACAATGTAGAGACATTGAAGAAGGAAACAGAAGAACTACAAGACAAGCGTCACCAAATTCGAGCGGACGTCGATGATGCTATATCAGTCGGAAAGACACGGGTTCGTCTAGTGGAGAACTGGCTTGTGGACGTCACCAATATCGAAGCTCAAGTCGATGATTTAAGAACGGAATTCGAGCAACCTAGAACGTGCTTGAACGGTTGTTGCACCAATCACTTCTCTCGCTACAAGCTGGGCAAAAGGGTCGTTAAAAAGCTCAAAGATGTGGAAAACCTCAAAACTAAAGGGGTCTTCGATAAGGTGGCTGAGAGCCCTCGCCGGCCGAGGGTGTTGGAAATGCAAACCTCGCTACCACGAGTACAGCAAAGCACAGCTGAGGAAACCATGGAGGAGATATGGCAATGCTTACACGACGAGGAGAATGGCCTCATTGGTGTTTATGGGATGGGTGGAATAGGGAAAACCACTCTCATGAAAGCCGTAAATAATAGGTTCATCGTAACCAATGACTTCAACGTTGTGATTTGGGTAACTGTGTCCAAGGACCTCAACTTGGGATTAATCCAAGAGAAGATTGGAAAGAAGTTGGATATCACGTTCTGCGATAACGAAGATATGGCAGAGAAGCGGGACAGGCTGTTTACTCGGCTGCAGAATGTGAGGTATCTGCTCATCTTAGATGATCTATGGGAAGCATTTAGGTTGGATCAAGTCGGAATTCCAAAGCCAGACAAGCAAAGTAGATGCAAGATCGTGATAACCACCCGATCCATTGAAGTATGTAATGCAATGGTGGCTGATAAGTTTATTAAAGTCGGAGCTCTTACGCCTGAGGAAGCGTGGAATTTGTTCTGTGAAAGATGTGGGGATGTGGTTATGTCATCAGAGATTCGACCGGTAGCAGAGAAGGTTGCAGAGGAGTGCAGCGGATTACCACTTGCAATTAAGACAGTGGGAAGGGCCATGCATGGCAAGGATAAGAAAGAGATATGGGAGAATGCATTAAGGGCATTGAAAGGATCATCACCTGAGGTTCCAGGGATGGAGCGTCAAGTGTTTCTTCCTTTGAAACTTAGCTATGATTACTTAGAGAATGAAGAGATAAAATCTTGTTTCCTGTATTGCTCATTGTTTCTGGAAGATTATGAAATACCAATAGATGAGCTAGTAAGATGTTGGGCCGTGGAGGAAGGATTTATAGAAAATGTGAATGACTTGGAAGAAGCATCAAACAAGGGACACGACATCCTTGAAACAATCAAGGACGCATGCCTCTTGGAGGAATGGTTTGAAGGAGATGAAGATGTTAGGATGCATGATTTGCTCCGTGACTTGGCTATATGGATCACTTCACCATCGTCGTCCATTGAAGGCTCAAAATTCCTTGTGAAAGCCGGGGAGGGACTAGTGCAGCCACCTGAAGAGAATATGTGGAGAGGGGTTGTAAGGATTTCATTGATGCGCAACAAGATAAAGCATCTCGATATTACGCCAGATTGTCCTAACTTGATCTCCTTGTTCCTCAATGAAAACGATCAATTACGTACCATTCACAGTAATTTCTTCGAGCTCATGCCAAAACTACAGATCCTTGATCTAAGTGATACTGGCATTGAATCTCTCCCGATGTCATTATTGCAATTGGTGAATCTACGTGTGCTCATTCTAAGATACTGCATGCATCTAGTGGAGGTGCTGCCATTGGGAAAGCTGAAGGAACTCCAAATTCTTGATCTCTCAAATTCTAGACTCAGAAACTTCCCTCAAGGCATTGCAAGCTTGGTTAAACTCAAGAGGTTGGATATATCATGGACTTCATTCACTGCAGTTCCCTTCACTGTGATATACGGGCTACCTAGTCTGGAGGAAGTAAGCATGTGTTGTTTGAAGGAAAACGTGGACGGAGCTACTTTCGGTGAGGCTGTGAACATGAAACGCCTGAGATCTTTACGTATCAGTTTGTCCAATCTTAATGGCTTCATCTCACATGATATGTTCCATCGATGGTTTTCgggcttgacaagtttccatgtTATGGTTAACATTGCAATTTACCCGCCTTTCTCTGATAAGCAGATAAGCATTTGTGAATGTGACAAATTCCCCTGCGGGATTGAGGGGTTGATAAAACATGCATTCTCTTTAGACTTTTATAGAAGCAAAGGTTTAACAAGTCTTTCTAAGTTCCAAGGCGATTTAAAGAGCTTAAGACATCTTCAAGTCATGGATTGCAGTGGAGTGGAATGCATTATAGACTGGAGAGAGGTTGGAGATGATGCATTCCAATGTTTACAGTTTTTGGAACTCCTTGATTTACCAAACTTGGAGAAGGTATTCGATGGTGGAGCACCTCCTCCGCTGAACACAAGCCTGCAAAACCTCCTAAGTATACGGGTTCGTAATTGTGAAAAGTTAAGGAGTCTCTTCTCTTCTAGTATGGTAGAGCAACTACATCAGTTAAAGGAGCTTGACATATCGTATTGTTTCCAAATGAAAGAGATTATAGAAGGAGACAAGCTGCCCCATAATTCATTCCCAAAATTACGCATCCTAAAGTTGGATGCCTTACTAGATTTAGAAAGCATTTGTAGCCAGCGATTTATGTTTATATCTTTGGAAGAGATGGAAGTAATTTCTTGTCCAAAGTTGAAGAAGCTCTCCCTCTTCAGCTCAAGCATCCatgaaataaaaggaaaaatagaaggCAAGAGAGAATGGTGGGAAGGATTAGAGTGGGAAGACGAGAACGCCAGGTCCCTCTGCTCCACAATTTACAAAGAAGCTTCCTGA